The following is a genomic window from Acidisarcina sp..
ATTCCATCTGCTTGGATCCGGGACGATCTACCTCTTCAAGCGTCACGTAACCCAGGTCGCGCCATCCCGCCAATCCCCCGCGTCCCTCCTTAAGCTGGTCTGCTGGCGAAACCTCCGCATCCTTTACTTCCGCCGCATACGCGGTATTCCAGTCGATCCCTTTCAAGCCTTTTAGATATGCATCGGTCAGCACAAACTCTGCGTTGCTTCCACCTTGCGTACGACCGTTGTAGTTCCCGCTGCGCGCATCCGGCAACCATCTCTCGTGCCGGTAGAGATCCACCAACGCTCGCACAATCCTCGTCTCTCGCTCCGGCGCAATCAGAGTCAGCAGGGGGCTCGATGTGCGAAACGTATCCCAGATAGCGTAATAGTCGTCGTAGTAGGGTTCCGTTGATTGCCATAGCGGATTCTCGCCGGTTCGATCCACGGGCATCAGCATCGTGTGGTACAGCGCGGTATAGAACATCTGCGCCTGTGCTGGTGTCTCGCCCTGCAGTTCAATGGCACCCAACACTTGATTCCACTCCGCAACTGCAGAGGCGCGGGTTGCTTCAAAGTCGAAGCCAGCTACCTCTATGGTCGCGTTGCGCTTTGCCTGTTCCTTGCTCACAAACGATATGCCAACCTTCAACCGCACCTGCTGTCCCTTCGTCGTTGGAAAGGTCAGCCATGCACCCGTTCCAGAATTCGCACCGGCCTCTGCGCGCCTTACACCTGGATGCAGATCCTTGTCGCGCCATGTACCCCATGACCGTGCTGGTGTATCACTCTTCGCATAGAAGTACACCGTGTAGGAGTTCGGCTGCTTATTCCATCCTCCGGTCACGCTGCTTTGCCCGGTCACCTCCGTCGAAGACACAACCGTTACCTGGGAGGCGGTGATAGCTTGGCCCTCTCCCGACTTCCTGCCCGAGCTAAGGCAATGCCCCGCATCGAAAAGAATGTTTGCCTGCCGTGTCTCCGGATAGGTAAGGCGGTAGAGCGATGTATGCCGCGTTGCCGTGATTTCAACATCGACCGGATACTTCTTCAACGTGACGCGATAGAACCCAATGCTGCTCTCTTCCCTCTCGCGCGACGATTCATACCCGCTGGCGACCGGCTTGCCAATCGTGGGCTGAATCAAAATATTTCCGTACTTCGCTCCACCCCCAGTACCGCTGACGTGCGTCTGGCTAAAGCCGAGAATCTCGCCCTCCGCTGCCCATCCCGCATTTGCGCCATTCCCTCTTCCCCCCATATCCGGACCCGGCTTTGCCATTCCGAAAGGCATCGTCGGTCCCGGA
Proteins encoded in this region:
- a CDS encoding GH92 family glycosyl hydrolase, giving the protein MAVLGVCCFNAAAMAQVAQYVDPMLGVDGGGNTFPGPTMPFGMAKPGPDMGGRGNGANAGWAAEGEILGFSQTHVSGTGGGAKYGNILIQPTIGKPVASGYESSREREESSIGFYRVTLKKYPVDVEITATRHTSLYRLTYPETRQANILFDAGHCLSSGRKSGEGQAITASQVTVVSSTEVTGQSSVTGGWNKQPNSYTVYFYAKSDTPARSWGTWRDKDLHPGVRRAEAGANSGTGAWLTFPTTKGQQVRLKVGISFVSKEQAKRNATIEVAGFDFEATRASAVAEWNQVLGAIELQGETPAQAQMFYTALYHTMLMPVDRTGENPLWQSTEPYYDDYYAIWDTFRTSSPLLTLIAPERETRIVRALVDLYRHERWLPDARSGNYNGRTQGGSNAEFVLTDAYLKGLKGIDWNTAYAAEVKDAEVSPADQLKEGRGGLAGWRDLGYVTLEEVDRPGSKQMEYAANDYEIALLAKGLGKTTDYAKYLKRSGNWENLWDSHFEDGGFQGFIRPRHRDGSWLTPFTAIEGCSWGGKTFYEGNSWTYSLFVPQNVARLIEKSGGAQRFVNRLDAFFTVPGPYDVGNEPGFLSPYLYIWAGRHDKAAERVREILAVSFHAGRKGLPGNDDSGAMSSWYAFGLIGIFPNAGQDVYLIGSPSLPQTTLHLADDKRFVIETKNVSATNKYVTAAELNGEPLNRAWLRHAEIAGGGRLVLTMSAAPGTWPTGELPPSAPAIH